AATTGCTCTGGCAGTTAAATCTGTTCTAGGTTCCCCTTCGTATATCAAAACATTATAGAAATACAACTCCTTTATATTGGCCCATCTTCCATCAGTTCTTCTTTGGTCTATTAACCACTCTACGTTGCGTTGTAACTCATCTTTGCTGGAAATGGGGAGTAATGCCTCAAGAACTTCAAGAGTTGTTTCTACTTCTGGAGTAACCATGTATGAGTAGTATTTTGTCTGAACATAAGTTCCCCATCCGCCTTTTGAGATTGAAAGTAACCATCTCTTAGCCTCTTGAATGTCTTGATCACTAGGAGACACACCTAGAGCTAAGAGGGCTTTTATTGCTAAAGCTGTATCTTTGGGTTGTGGACCTAGAACATTTCCCCATAACCCATCCTTAAGCTTTAGGCTTTTTATAATCTCTATATTTTCCTTTTTCTCATTTTCGTCAAGCATATTGAACCTAGCCAAGAGCAAAATATTATACACGTACCTTGGGGAAAGCTCCCTTTTCCTTAGAACCTCATTTTTGTTTGCTGATAATCTTTCTCCTGCCCATTCCAGAGCTTTGTCTACACCTTCACGAGAGAAACAGTATCCAATGTTTGAAAGAACATAATATGTTGCAATTTCATTTGATGGGTATCCCTCAAGATAGCTCCATCCTCCATCTGAATTTTGAGATGAAAGTATAACGGAGCATAACTCTCTAGAAAAACTCGTCAATGCTGGAGGTAGACCCAGTTCTGCATATCCAATATCCAATGTTGCCAAAGCCGAGGTCTTTATAACATCTCTCTCAACCAATGGCTCATGTTCATTTGCCCAATAAGTAAAACCATCTTCATTCTTCAAATTCTCAAGTTCGGCAAGAAGAACTGCTGTTCTAAAACTCAAGCCTTCATAGTTCAGTAGGGCATATGTAAGTAGAGCTTTTTCTTCTATAGTAATATCCTTGGAGTTGACGAGTTCCCACACCTTTTCTATTAATGAAGAGTCTATTTTATAACCAACGCTTTTATATGCAAGGATTTTTAAAGCCAGAGCTTTTCCCTCTCTCAATTCAGTCTTTTCGACACTTTCTACGAATTCAATTGCATTTTTTATGTTCTCATTTTCTGCAGAGTATCCATTCTCACCAAGTGCCCAGATAGCCATGATTGTTGGATAAAACTCAGGTAGTGTGTTTGGGACATATCCCCATCCATTCATACTGTAAGAATTCAATAAGAATCTTATTCCAGAGGTAATAGCCTTAGAGATATCCTTATATTGGGAGGTTCCTCTTTCGTATAATGAAATCGCTGATTTTAGAGCTATGATAGCATAGGACGTATCCACAACATTACTCGTACTCTTTTCATAATATCCCCATCCCCCGTCTTCATTTTGTCTATAAAGCAAAGAATATGCTAAGAAAGTGATATTATCAATGGTCACATTATTGGCTGTTCCATAGCTCATAGTCAAGGC
This genomic window from Thermococcus alcaliphilus contains:
- a CDS encoding prenyltransferase/squalene oxidase repeat-containing protein; translated protein: MKRVVPVLLVVMMILPYAGAVPILDSSVRFLLQSGGYAETTEEISLSLLALTMSYGTANNVTIDNITFLAYSLLYRQNEDGGWGYYEKSTSNVVDTSYAIIALKSAISLYERGTSQYKDISKAITSGIRFLLNSYSMNGWGYVPNTLPEFYPTIMAIWALGENGYSAENENIKNAIEFVESVEKTELREGKALALKILAYKSVGYKIDSSLIEKVWELVNSKDITIEEKALLTYALLNYEGLSFRTAVLLAELENLKNEDGFTYWANEHEPLVERDVIKTSALATLDIGYAELGLPPALTSFSRELCSVILSSQNSDGGWSYLEGYPSNEIATYYVLSNIGYCFSREGVDKALEWAGERLSANKNEVLRKRELSPRYVYNILLLARFNMLDENEKKENIEIIKSLKLKDGLWGNVLGPQPKDTALAIKALLALGVSPSDQDIQEAKRWLLSISKGGWGTYVQTKYYSYMVTPEVETTLEVLEALLPISSKDELQRNVEWLIDQRRTDGRWANIKELYFYNVLIYEGEPRTDLTARAIALLSSLGYNYRDEFISWVMDHRNEIVSRGNLVEIPLVLNILYTPTYGIDIWWVNRVLEKEDFKVVYTSGKYYTARFVRNALEKHLNKTLLLSEFEGFKNSNYVVIGGLDDFNISEYNPAVSMEVENSKLIVNGHYYPLKDSVVIVAGKHEQNYILFVLYDGNSGVVREIFDLGMFKYFKGPAVVVWYQYGTSWTPELMGEFVR